A section of the Spirosoma pollinicola genome encodes:
- a CDS encoding lytic transglycosylase domain-containing protein, giving the protein MIKRVLSLLTNFWASLPVVAVFVMGSAFSSNKPLDTPTLYSDINVTAVLGFDPRLRTALPPVYFCGESVPVHEEVVARRLVSALIRNTAQNQALLRIRHRAAVFFPIIEPILAQHGIPLDFKYLPLVESALQGLAISPKGAAGYWQFMPATARELGLSVGHGIDERQHLIKSTNAACRYLRYLYNRLGSWTLAAAAYNNGIGALLSNIRRQQQRDYYYLRLNAETGKYLYRILAFKELFANYRSYKSLISDKMMASLNEPLSDLSADDTDEVLIPEGILNEATREAINAPIKDGLHAGKGQTLDIPLPNAADVFRGGIKARLTEPSGLERGQIWVFHLTRDGMAGGREVEEGDILYAVVEDIDPKTNKVYLRSEKLYSASEKQTYTLALSAVDASTGRLGIKLSDLSQIKSGWILTWKAL; this is encoded by the coding sequence ATGATTAAACGTGTACTTTCCCTTCTAACAAATTTTTGGGCCTCGCTACCGGTAGTGGCTGTGTTTGTTATGGGCAGTGCATTTTCTTCCAACAAACCACTAGATACGCCAACGCTGTATTCTGATATCAATGTAACAGCCGTTTTAGGGTTTGATCCAAGGCTAAGAACGGCCCTCCCACCTGTTTATTTTTGTGGTGAATCAGTACCCGTGCATGAAGAAGTCGTTGCTCGTCGGCTGGTTTCGGCTCTCATACGGAATACCGCCCAAAATCAGGCCCTGTTGCGTATTCGGCATCGGGCGGCTGTCTTTTTCCCAATTATTGAACCCATTCTGGCCCAACACGGTATACCACTGGATTTTAAATACCTGCCTCTTGTAGAGAGTGCTTTGCAAGGCCTTGCTATATCGCCCAAAGGAGCCGCTGGTTACTGGCAGTTTATGCCGGCAACAGCCCGTGAACTAGGCTTATCGGTAGGTCATGGCATTGACGAACGACAGCATTTAATCAAATCGACGAATGCGGCTTGTCGCTATCTGCGCTATTTGTACAATCGGCTAGGCTCCTGGACCCTGGCAGCCGCAGCTTACAACAATGGCATCGGTGCGCTTTTGAGTAACATCAGGCGGCAGCAGCAACGTGATTATTATTACCTGCGGCTAAATGCAGAGACAGGTAAATACTTATATCGGATCCTGGCATTCAAAGAGCTATTTGCTAACTACCGTTCGTATAAAAGCCTCATTTCAGATAAAATGATGGCCAGTTTAAACGAACCCCTCAGCGACCTCTCTGCCGACGATACCGATGAGGTACTTATTCCTGAAGGTATCTTGAATGAGGCTACCAGAGAAGCGATCAATGCGCCCATTAAAGATGGGTTACATGCTGGCAAAGGACAAACATTGGACATCCCGTTACCAAATGCCGCCGATGTGTTCCGGGGGGGTATTAAAGCCCGGCTAACAGAACCCTCAGGTTTAGAGCGTGGGCAGATTTGGGTATTCCACCTGACCCGTGACGGAATGGCTGGTGGTCGGGAGGTAGAAGAGGGCGACATATTGTATGCTGTTGTGGAAGATATCGACCCGAAAACCAATAAGGTGTATTTACGATCCGAAAAACTATACTCGGCCAGCGAAAAACAGACATATACCCTCGCACTCTCGGCTGTAGATGCCTCTACAGGTCGTTTAGGTATTAAACTGTCGGATTTGTCCCAAATAAAGTCGGGCTGGATTCTAACCTGGAAGGCCTTATAA
- a CDS encoding lytic transglycosylase domain-containing protein: MAAIKPALAMSSVATSALTLPALGADTSRSTLSSNGLNNPQLLVADSTNRLFPIYFCGEEVPVNESHVSRRWLQTLRSYGAQQEFLLDLRTRASTFFPIIDPILRKYKIPRDFRFMPLAESALDNSSVSYKGASGYWQLMPGTARELGLKVDGGVDERYNLQKATVAVCRHLHQLYRQLGSWTLVAAAYNGGITHIRNKMEQQGQSNYYRLQLHRETSHYLFRILAFKELLSNPRQYAIMLRSSTMAELMKPLPSWHKPLALPKKIKDAPTIELVDEDNSTLSWGPRPNTALTRTLSDAEQLIADAASGTPNAPLSDLEQQGQHLPIKKLMMGLMVLRFRRPRFLQWKKGEGLRPLHFWDWL; the protein is encoded by the coding sequence ATGGCCGCTATAAAACCGGCCCTCGCTATGTCGAGTGTCGCTACATCGGCCCTCACGCTCCCCGCTTTGGGGGCCGACACGAGCCGGTCAACGTTGTCGTCGAATGGACTGAACAACCCACAACTCTTAGTCGCTGACTCGACTAACCGCCTATTTCCGATCTATTTCTGCGGAGAGGAAGTTCCCGTAAATGAGTCTCATGTATCACGTCGGTGGCTTCAAACACTCCGATCCTATGGAGCCCAGCAGGAGTTTCTGCTCGACCTCCGAACACGGGCTTCGACCTTCTTCCCCATCATCGACCCCATTCTTCGCAAGTATAAAATTCCCCGCGATTTTCGCTTTATGCCACTGGCCGAAAGTGCCCTTGACAACAGCAGTGTATCCTATAAAGGCGCGTCAGGGTATTGGCAATTAATGCCCGGCACGGCACGTGAGTTGGGTTTAAAAGTGGATGGTGGTGTCGATGAGCGTTACAATCTTCAGAAAGCGACCGTTGCTGTTTGCAGGCATCTTCACCAACTGTATCGGCAGTTAGGTTCCTGGACACTGGTAGCAGCAGCTTACAATGGAGGCATCACGCATATCCGGAATAAAATGGAACAACAGGGGCAGTCAAACTATTATCGGCTTCAGTTACACCGTGAAACGAGCCACTACCTGTTCCGAATTCTGGCATTTAAAGAGTTACTGAGCAACCCGCGTCAGTATGCGATTATGCTGCGTAGCTCTACAATGGCAGAACTCATGAAGCCATTACCGAGCTGGCATAAACCGCTGGCCCTGCCAAAGAAAATTAAAGATGCCCCAACAATTGAACTGGTTGACGAAGATAACTCCACACTCAGCTGGGGCCCTCGCCCAAACACGGCATTGACCAGAACCTTGTCGGATGCGGAGCAACTCATCGCCGATGCGGCTTCGGGTACACCAAACGCCCCCCTCTCCGATTTGGAACAGCAAGGTCAGCACTTACCTATAAAGAAATTAATGATGGGCCTGATGGTCCTTCGGTTCCGTCGGCCACGTTTTCTACAGTGGAAAAAAGGAGAAGGATTGCGGCCACTGCATTTTTGGGACTGGTTGTAA
- the recQ gene encoding DNA helicase RecQ, protein MTASTPQLQQPTDYLKRYYGYDRFRPMQEAIIQSIMSGRDTVVLMPTGGGKSVCFQIPALMLPGLTVVVSPLIALMKDQVGALHMNGIEAAFYNSTQTSREQRAIENDCISGKLKLLYVSPEKLLSESFFQFLSLTNLSLFAIDEAHCISSWGHDFRPEYTQLHVLKEQFPTVPTIALTATADKLTRHDIATRLGMRDPAIFVDSFNRKNLSLQVLPGQNRIQQIIRLLQQKPDTSGIIYCLSRKSTESLAAKLQEKGFNAAFYHAKMDPADRSKTQEAFLRDDVRIMCATIAFGMGIDKSNVRWVIHYNMPKNIESFYQEIGRAGRDGAAAQTVLFYSFADVATYKEMLAENSPANLGLQLAKLERMQQYADAHTCRRQILLSYFSEELPEPCGNCDVCRDPRVTFDGTILAQKALSAIIRTGERVPINLLIDILRGSRSQQVLQGGYDQVKTYGAGRDLRFEDWRNYIHQLINVGVIEIAYDQHYALRRGMLADQILYGGRKIDLVRPDDAPKPVAEKTRTKPETQRDDLFERLRVLRKELADEQNVPAYVIFTDTTLEDMARQRPTTPDALRNVSGVGERKLQLFGKRFLEEIVGHVRGRVQAGEKPKGSTQLITFDLYNSGLTIEEIAAQRQLTTGSVASHLVQLAKAGYDIDLVSLIDPIDRHEIEKAIAAVGIEEGRLKAVFDHLEGRYDYGKLTLVAGLL, encoded by the coding sequence ATGACCGCTTCGACACCCCAACTTCAGCAACCGACCGATTATCTTAAACGTTACTACGGCTATGACCGCTTCCGGCCCATGCAGGAAGCCATCATCCAGTCGATTATGAGTGGGCGGGATACCGTAGTGCTCATGCCTACGGGCGGCGGCAAGTCGGTTTGTTTTCAAATTCCGGCCCTTATGCTTCCGGGTTTGACAGTCGTAGTTTCGCCCCTGATTGCCCTCATGAAAGATCAGGTTGGGGCGTTGCATATGAACGGTATTGAAGCCGCATTTTACAACAGCACCCAAACCAGCCGCGAACAACGGGCCATTGAAAACGACTGTATCAGCGGCAAACTCAAGCTTTTATACGTTTCGCCCGAAAAACTGTTATCCGAATCATTTTTTCAATTCCTGAGCCTGACTAACCTGTCGCTGTTTGCCATTGATGAAGCGCACTGCATTTCGTCGTGGGGACACGACTTCCGGCCAGAATATACCCAGTTGCATGTTCTGAAAGAGCAGTTTCCGACTGTGCCAACCATTGCCCTTACCGCTACCGCCGACAAACTTACCCGGCACGATATTGCTACCCGGCTTGGTATGCGTGATCCGGCGATATTCGTTGATTCGTTTAACCGGAAAAATCTTAGCCTACAGGTGTTGCCTGGCCAGAACCGTATTCAGCAAATTATCCGGTTGCTGCAACAGAAGCCCGACACCTCGGGCATTATTTACTGCCTGAGCCGAAAATCAACCGAATCGCTCGCGGCCAAGTTGCAGGAGAAAGGGTTCAATGCGGCTTTTTACCATGCCAAAATGGACCCCGCCGACCGCTCCAAAACACAGGAAGCCTTCCTGCGCGACGATGTTCGGATTATGTGCGCCACGATTGCTTTTGGCATGGGCATCGACAAGTCGAATGTTCGTTGGGTCATTCATTACAATATGCCCAAGAATATCGAGAGCTTTTATCAGGAAATTGGGCGGGCCGGGCGTGATGGGGCAGCGGCTCAAACCGTGCTGTTTTACAGCTTTGCCGATGTGGCTACCTATAAAGAGATGCTGGCCGAGAATAGCCCGGCAAATCTGGGTTTACAGTTAGCCAAACTCGAACGAATGCAGCAGTATGCCGATGCGCATACATGCCGCCGACAGATTTTGCTCTCTTATTTTTCGGAAGAGTTACCGGAACCCTGCGGTAACTGCGATGTTTGCCGCGACCCTCGCGTTACGTTTGACGGTACAATTCTTGCTCAAAAAGCGCTGTCGGCCATTATCCGCACCGGCGAGCGGGTACCGATCAACCTGCTTATCGACATTTTACGAGGTTCGCGGAGTCAACAAGTCCTGCAAGGCGGGTATGATCAGGTAAAAACCTATGGTGCAGGTCGGGACCTCCGGTTTGAAGACTGGCGCAACTACATTCACCAGCTTATTAACGTTGGCGTCATTGAAATCGCCTACGATCAACATTACGCCCTGCGTCGGGGTATGCTAGCCGACCAAATACTGTATGGTGGCCGAAAAATTGACCTCGTTCGTCCCGACGATGCGCCGAAACCGGTGGCCGAAAAAACACGCACCAAACCCGAAACCCAACGCGACGATCTGTTCGAGCGGTTACGTGTGCTGCGTAAAGAACTGGCAGATGAACAAAACGTGCCCGCTTACGTTATTTTTACGGATACGACGCTCGAAGACATGGCCCGTCAGCGGCCTACCACGCCCGACGCCCTGCGCAATGTTAGTGGTGTTGGCGAACGGAAGCTGCAACTGTTTGGCAAGCGCTTCCTGGAAGAGATAGTTGGTCATGTACGGGGACGGGTTCAGGCGGGCGAAAAACCCAAAGGTTCCACGCAGCTGATAACCTTCGATTTGTATAATTCTGGCCTGACAATAGAAGAGATTGCTGCCCAGCGACAATTGACAACCGGCTCGGTTGCCAGCCATCTGGTTCAGTTAGCAAAGGCGGGTTACGATATTGATCTGGTATCTTTAATTGACCCAATCGACCGGCATGAAATCGAAAAAGCAATTGCCGCTGTAGGCATTGAAGAAGGCCGGTTAAAGGCTGTTTTCGACCATTTGGAGGGGCGATACGATTACGGCAAATTAACCCTCGTTGCCGGACTCTTATGA
- a CDS encoding penicillin acylase family protein, with translation MRQLLHLLSVLFPVFCYAQSSQTIQTVGLQQPVEIIRDRWGVNHIYAKNEHDLFFAQGYSAAQDRLFQLEIWRRQATGTVAELLGPQEVKRDIGTRLFRFKPNATPAEINKELLHYHPHGPQIVGAFVAGINAYITSILKTPEKLPFEFRVLDTKPGLWTPEVVISRHQGLMYNVREELNYGRLVKLIGADKLRELQWFHPKTKATEPDLTLHVNGDELFQPILELYEAFRLPLKFGGQAVKADEDEASVNRSFDADKQYIGSNNWVISGAKSASGYPMLANDPHRSQSTPSLRYWVHLNAPNWNVVGAGEPTLPGVSIGHNDYGAWGLTIFETDNEDLYVYETNPANPNQYRYKGNGAAYHWETMKIRTETIPVKGWKPVTATLKYTRHGPVVFEDAQHHKAYAIRTGGLEIGSAPYLASLRMNQARNWAEFRQACLYSRVPGENMIWSDRTGTIGWQAVGLSPIRKNFTGLVPVPGDGRFEWSGFLPIDKLPSKLNPPEGYVATANNNLTAISYPYRNAVGWTWASPSRAHRIEEVLNDGTRKTLVDFMALQSDYLSIPARTLVPLLQNLASPKDRTEQALSYLRRWDYKLINTSVAASIYVAWEGQLKQAVYQEMVPKTAQPYFKSLPTKRVYDALLIPTPARDSLLLVCLDQAVAELTTRLGSDMDEWLYGQRKNKHITLTHPLSNLVDKAMRKKINLGPVARGGYAETVNATTNDLNQTAGASFRILVDTEDWDKTLGINTPGQSGDPESSHYGDLFPIWAENSYFPVFFTKDKIKTVAEGTTVLTPLK, from the coding sequence ATGCGTCAACTACTTCATCTACTTTCTGTTCTCTTTCCCGTTTTCTGTTACGCGCAATCAAGTCAAACGATACAAACGGTTGGTTTACAGCAACCTGTCGAAATCATTCGGGATCGTTGGGGCGTCAATCATATTTACGCCAAAAACGAACATGATCTGTTCTTCGCCCAAGGGTATTCGGCTGCGCAGGATCGACTGTTTCAACTCGAAATCTGGCGTCGGCAGGCAACCGGGACCGTAGCTGAATTGCTTGGCCCGCAGGAGGTGAAGCGTGATATTGGTACCCGATTGTTTCGCTTCAAACCGAACGCGACCCCGGCAGAAATCAACAAAGAACTGCTCCATTATCACCCGCACGGACCGCAGATTGTTGGCGCATTTGTCGCCGGAATCAACGCTTACATTACCAGCATCCTGAAAACGCCCGAAAAATTACCGTTCGAGTTTCGGGTGCTCGATACGAAACCGGGCTTGTGGACACCCGAAGTTGTGATCAGTCGCCATCAGGGCCTGATGTACAACGTCCGCGAAGAGTTGAATTATGGACGGTTGGTAAAACTGATTGGTGCTGACAAACTCCGTGAACTGCAATGGTTTCACCCCAAAACGAAAGCAACCGAACCCGACCTGACCCTTCACGTGAACGGCGACGAGCTTTTTCAGCCCATTCTGGAATTATATGAAGCATTTCGTTTACCACTAAAATTTGGGGGGCAGGCTGTTAAAGCCGATGAAGACGAAGCGAGCGTAAACCGGAGCTTCGACGCCGACAAGCAATACATTGGCTCCAATAACTGGGTAATTTCGGGGGCTAAATCAGCCAGTGGTTACCCCATGCTTGCCAATGACCCTCACCGGTCGCAGTCAACACCTTCATTACGTTACTGGGTACACCTGAATGCGCCTAATTGGAACGTAGTTGGGGCAGGAGAGCCAACACTACCGGGGGTTTCCATTGGCCACAACGACTATGGTGCCTGGGGACTCACCATTTTTGAAACGGATAACGAAGATTTATACGTTTACGAAACCAATCCGGCCAATCCAAATCAGTATCGGTACAAAGGCAACGGAGCGGCCTATCATTGGGAAACCATGAAAATCCGAACCGAAACCATTCCGGTAAAAGGCTGGAAACCAGTAACCGCCACGCTTAAATATACCCGTCATGGACCCGTAGTCTTCGAAGATGCACAACATCATAAAGCTTACGCCATTCGGACGGGTGGGCTGGAAATAGGGTCCGCGCCCTATTTGGCCAGTCTGCGAATGAATCAGGCACGAAACTGGGCCGAGTTTCGGCAGGCATGTTTATACAGCCGGGTGCCCGGCGAGAATATGATCTGGTCAGATCGGACGGGTACAATTGGCTGGCAGGCCGTGGGCTTGTCGCCCATCCGAAAAAACTTTACGGGTCTGGTGCCGGTACCCGGCGATGGGCGGTTTGAGTGGAGTGGGTTTCTGCCCATCGACAAGTTGCCGAGCAAACTCAATCCACCCGAAGGCTATGTGGCAACGGCCAATAACAACCTGACAGCAATAAGTTACCCCTATCGCAATGCCGTTGGCTGGACGTGGGCCAGCCCGTCACGGGCGCATCGCATTGAAGAAGTTCTGAATGACGGGACACGGAAGACATTGGTTGATTTCATGGCCTTGCAGTCCGATTATCTGTCTATTCCCGCCCGGACGCTGGTGCCCTTACTGCAAAATCTGGCTTCGCCCAAAGATCGAACTGAGCAGGCGTTGAGTTACCTCCGTAGGTGGGATTACAAACTGATAAACACATCGGTGGCGGCTTCAATTTATGTAGCCTGGGAGGGACAGTTAAAGCAGGCGGTTTATCAGGAAATGGTGCCCAAAACGGCCCAGCCTTATTTTAAAAGCCTACCAACAAAACGCGTTTATGATGCCTTATTGATTCCAACGCCTGCCCGCGATAGTTTACTATTGGTCTGCCTGGATCAGGCCGTGGCAGAACTTACCACCCGCCTTGGCTCCGATATGGATGAATGGCTTTATGGACAGCGTAAAAACAAACATATTACCCTGACACATCCGCTGAGTAATCTGGTCGACAAGGCTATGCGCAAAAAAATAAACCTCGGACCGGTGGCGCGGGGTGGCTATGCCGAAACCGTCAACGCAACGACCAATGACCTGAATCAAACGGCTGGCGCATCGTTCCGCATTTTGGTCGATACCGAAGACTGGGACAAGACGCTGGGTATCAATACGCCCGGCCAGTCGGGTGATCCGGAAAGTTCGCATTACGGCGATTTGTTTCCCATCTGGGCTGAGAATAGTTATTTCCCCGTCTTCTTCACAAAAGACAAAATCAAGACTGTTGCTGAAGGGACGACCGTGTTGACGCCGTTGAAGTAG
- the argS gene encoding arginine--tRNA ligase: MDTQSIVQADIIRAIAELYPGNSGEVQLSPTKKEFEGQYTFVTFPYTKVLRQAPAQIGQAIGNWLLENSTVVSRFNVVQGFLNISIADAAWVEVLNTIATDTAFGTLPANGKSVMVEFSSPNTNKPLHLGHLRNNFLGDSVSRILAANGYDVVKTCIVNDRGVHICKSMLAYRMFGDGETPESSGMKGDHLIGKYYVLFDKAYKAQVAGMVEQGVVKEEAEKTAPLMLEVQQMLRLWEQGDPETIALWKQLNNWVYAGFDATYKSIGVSFDKTYYESNTYLLGKEIIEEGLEKGVFFRKDDGSVWIDLTEDGLDQKLVLRSDGTSVYMTQDLGTTDLKFQDFHSDRQIWVVGNEQDYHFNALFAILRRLGKEYANELYHLSYGMVDLPTGKMKSREGTVVDADDLIQETTDAASTAADEAAKGKLDDFSDVEKKALFQMLGLGALKYYLMKVDPQKRMQFNPAESVDLHGNTGPYIQYVHARIQSILRKAAELNFVAEGAVTTTQLDEVEQQLVFLLSQYTQRVSEAGTAFAPSYIAQYAYELAKTFNQFYDKLSILKETDSVKLHARLILSKAVGETIRKAMGLLGIDVPEKM, translated from the coding sequence ATGGATACTCAGTCAATCGTACAAGCCGATATTATACGCGCAATTGCCGAACTCTATCCGGGCAATTCCGGTGAGGTGCAACTTTCGCCAACCAAAAAAGAATTTGAAGGGCAATATACCTTCGTCACCTTTCCATACACAAAAGTTCTTCGTCAGGCACCCGCCCAGATTGGTCAGGCCATTGGCAACTGGCTGCTCGAAAACAGCACTGTCGTCAGCCGATTTAATGTTGTGCAGGGTTTCTTGAACATCAGTATTGCCGATGCTGCCTGGGTTGAGGTATTAAACACAATTGCAACGGATACCGCCTTTGGCACCTTACCCGCAAACGGTAAATCGGTGATGGTTGAGTTCTCATCGCCCAATACCAACAAACCGCTCCACCTCGGGCATTTGCGCAACAATTTTCTGGGCGATTCAGTCAGCCGGATTCTGGCGGCTAATGGCTACGATGTGGTAAAAACCTGTATCGTCAATGATCGGGGAGTTCATATCTGTAAGTCGATGCTGGCTTACCGTATGTTCGGCGACGGTGAAACGCCGGAGTCGTCGGGTATGAAAGGTGACCACCTGATCGGTAAATATTATGTGCTGTTCGACAAAGCCTATAAAGCGCAGGTTGCTGGGATGGTGGAGCAGGGAGTCGTCAAAGAAGAAGCCGAAAAGACGGCCCCACTAATGCTGGAAGTTCAGCAGATGCTGCGGCTGTGGGAACAGGGCGACCCCGAAACAATTGCCCTCTGGAAGCAGCTGAACAACTGGGTTTATGCCGGTTTCGACGCTACGTATAAAAGTATTGGGGTTAGTTTCGATAAGACGTATTATGAATCGAATACCTATTTGTTAGGGAAGGAGATTATTGAAGAAGGGCTCGAAAAAGGCGTTTTCTTCCGTAAAGATGATGGGTCTGTCTGGATTGATTTGACCGAAGATGGCCTGGATCAGAAGCTGGTGCTTCGTTCCGATGGCACGTCGGTGTACATGACCCAGGATCTCGGTACCACCGATTTGAAGTTTCAGGATTTCCATAGCGACCGCCAGATATGGGTAGTTGGCAACGAGCAGGATTACCATTTTAATGCCCTGTTCGCCATTCTACGCCGGTTGGGTAAGGAGTACGCCAACGAGTTGTATCACCTGTCGTATGGCATGGTCGATCTGCCAACGGGTAAAATGAAGTCGCGGGAAGGCACGGTTGTCGATGCCGACGATCTGATTCAGGAAACGACGGATGCCGCGTCTACAGCCGCCGATGAAGCTGCTAAGGGCAAGCTCGATGATTTTAGTGATGTCGAGAAAAAAGCACTCTTCCAGATGCTTGGCCTGGGAGCGTTGAAATATTACCTGATGAAAGTTGATCCGCAGAAACGAATGCAGTTCAACCCCGCCGAATCGGTGGATTTGCATGGGAATACGGGGCCGTATATTCAATACGTACATGCTCGGATTCAATCTATTTTACGGAAAGCCGCCGAACTGAACTTCGTAGCCGAAGGTGCTGTCACGACTACGCAACTGGACGAAGTTGAGCAACAGTTAGTATTCTTGTTGAGTCAATATACACAGCGTGTGAGTGAAGCTGGTACGGCCTTTGCACCATCTTATATTGCGCAGTATGCCTATGAACTGGCAAAGACGTTTAACCAATTTTACGACAAGCTTTCTATACTCAAAGAGACCGATAGTGTTAAACTCCATGCGCGGCTTATTTTATCGAAAGCGGTTGGTGAAACTATTCGCAAGGCAATGGGTTTATTGGGCATAGACGTGCCTGAAAAAATGTAG
- a CDS encoding glutathione peroxidase: MKKNLVFTLIGVVAIATLTSFMSFSTLVKGIFSNKKEAIAAPANATAPSKSLYDFTVNSLDGKPVALKAYKGKKVVILNVASKCGFTPQYADWEKFYKEHGDKVVVLGFPANNFGSQEPGSSEEIATFCQKNYGVTFPMFEKVSVLGDDQAPLYKWLTDKSMNGWNEKVPTWNFCKYVINEKGELTNFFASKVKPTDEEFKKAVGI; this comes from the coding sequence ATGAAAAAGAATCTAGTTTTTACCTTAATCGGTGTCGTGGCGATCGCGACCCTAACCAGTTTTATGTCCTTCTCAACACTCGTTAAAGGTATTTTTAGCAACAAAAAAGAAGCGATTGCCGCCCCTGCCAATGCAACGGCTCCGTCAAAAAGCTTGTATGACTTTACCGTAAATTCACTGGATGGCAAACCGGTAGCCCTGAAAGCGTACAAAGGCAAAAAAGTTGTTATCCTGAACGTTGCTTCGAAGTGCGGATTCACGCCACAGTATGCCGACTGGGAGAAATTTTACAAAGAGCATGGCGACAAAGTCGTTGTACTTGGTTTTCCGGCCAACAACTTTGGTAGCCAGGAGCCCGGCAGCAGCGAAGAAATTGCTACCTTCTGCCAGAAGAACTACGGCGTTACGTTCCCAATGTTCGAGAAAGTATCTGTATTGGGCGACGATCAGGCTCCCCTCTACAAATGGCTAACCGACAAGTCGATGAATGGCTGGAATGAAAAAGTGCCAACCTGGAACTTCTGCAAATACGTCATTAACGAAAAAGGCGAACTAACGAACTTCTTTGCGTCGAAAGTGAAGCCAACAGACGAAGAATTTAAGAAAGCTGTAGGTATTTAA
- a CDS encoding 1,4-dihydroxy-2-naphthoate polyprenyltransferase, which yields MKSWIAAARPRTLPLSLASIILGSFLAVANQHFNWQIAALAVLTTIFLQILSNFANDYGDAISGKDTELRVGPRRAVATGDITKEAMLKGIILMAVLSLICGVGLLMVAFYTVEPKIFWFFFMLGLLSIAAAIGYTNGKRPYGYAGFGDIAVLIFFGWVGVLGTYFLYTLSFSPLLLLPATSVGLFATGVLNINNIRDIETDTMTGKRSIPARLGLPLAIRYHWGLLIAGMACAIAYSFLTDSSVTGYLYVLTFPLFILNGRAVANHKRPVELNARLGQLALTTLLFVILFGVGQIL from the coding sequence ATGAAAAGTTGGATTGCGGCAGCACGGCCGCGCACGTTACCGCTATCATTAGCGAGTATTATTTTAGGGAGCTTTCTGGCCGTTGCCAACCAGCATTTTAACTGGCAAATTGCGGCTTTGGCTGTTTTGACGACTATTTTCCTGCAAATCCTGTCCAACTTTGCCAACGATTACGGCGATGCCATTTCGGGGAAAGATACCGAACTTCGGGTAGGGCCGCGCCGGGCAGTAGCTACCGGTGATATCACCAAAGAAGCCATGCTAAAGGGTATTATCCTGATGGCGGTGCTTTCGTTGATTTGCGGGGTTGGCCTTCTGATGGTCGCGTTTTATACTGTAGAGCCGAAAATCTTCTGGTTTTTCTTCATGCTTGGGCTCCTCAGCATTGCGGCTGCCATTGGCTATACAAATGGAAAGCGGCCTTACGGGTATGCAGGTTTCGGCGATATTGCCGTGCTTATTTTCTTTGGCTGGGTAGGGGTGCTGGGTACGTATTTTTTATATACGCTATCGTTCAGCCCGCTGTTATTACTGCCCGCCACGAGCGTTGGTCTGTTTGCAACGGGCGTATTGAATATCAATAACATCCGCGACATTGAGACCGATACCATGACCGGCAAACGATCTATTCCGGCTCGGCTTGGCCTACCACTTGCCATTCGTTACCATTGGGGATTACTCATTGCGGGCATGGCCTGTGCCATTGCTTACTCCTTCCTAACCGACTCTTCCGTAACGGGCTACCTATACGTACTTACCTTTCCGTTATTTATCCTGAACGGTCGTGCAGTTGCCAACCACAAGCGCCCTGTTGAGTTGAACGCCCGCCTTGGGCAACTCGCACTCACAACACTTTTGTTCGTGATTCTTTTTGGAGTAGGGCAGATTTTGTAA